From Amycolatopsis sp. YIM 10, the proteins below share one genomic window:
- a CDS encoding FAD-binding oxidoreductase: protein MANLPERAGVVIVGGGVIGVSCAFQLAEAGVDVLLLERGALGAGSTAKAAGGVRSSFTSRVNIELGLRGLAEFERFPARFGQEIDFRRDGYLYLITDPADLPRFERGVALQNSLGVASRVIEPAEAVRHNPLISVDGVHAAVWSPEDGRATPDAVVQGYARAARALGATLCTGVEVVGIDRGDEQIRAVQTSRGVVRTEVVLCAAGAWSARIGELAGCPLPVSPERRQVVFTGSIPGRPESVPLTVEMPSAFYLHPEGDGLALSLPGGPGDAGFDSRYEPGEWLPALAEAAMRRAPSVLDAGIRTAWAGLYEMTPDRNQVVGEAAGVSRFLYATGFSGHGFQMGPAVGAVMRDLYLGREPEIDVSSLDVRRFDGGVTTRAEYNIV, encoded by the coding sequence ATGGCGAACCTGCCCGAACGGGCCGGCGTGGTGATCGTAGGCGGTGGCGTGATCGGCGTGAGCTGCGCGTTCCAACTGGCCGAGGCCGGGGTGGACGTGCTGCTGCTGGAGCGGGGCGCGCTGGGCGCCGGCTCGACGGCGAAGGCGGCGGGCGGGGTGCGCTCCTCGTTCACCAGCCGGGTCAACATCGAACTGGGCTTGCGCGGGCTCGCCGAGTTCGAGCGGTTCCCGGCGCGGTTCGGGCAGGAGATCGACTTCCGCCGCGACGGTTACCTCTACCTGATCACCGATCCCGCCGACCTGCCGCGGTTCGAGCGCGGGGTGGCGCTGCAGAACTCCCTCGGTGTGGCGAGCCGGGTGATCGAACCGGCCGAGGCCGTCCGGCACAACCCGCTGATCTCGGTCGACGGTGTGCACGCCGCGGTCTGGTCGCCCGAAGACGGGCGTGCCACTCCGGACGCGGTGGTGCAGGGGTACGCGCGGGCCGCCCGCGCACTGGGCGCGACCTTGTGCACCGGCGTGGAAGTGGTGGGCATCGACCGTGGCGACGAGCAGATCCGCGCGGTCCAGACCTCCAGGGGAGTGGTCCGGACCGAGGTGGTGCTGTGCGCGGCCGGGGCCTGGTCGGCGCGCATCGGTGAGCTGGCGGGATGTCCGCTGCCGGTCAGCCCGGAGCGGCGTCAGGTGGTGTTCACCGGCTCGATACCGGGACGACCGGAATCGGTACCGCTGACCGTGGAAATGCCGTCGGCGTTCTACCTCCACCCCGAGGGCGACGGCTTGGCGCTGTCCCTGCCGGGCGGTCCGGGCGACGCGGGGTTCGACTCGCGGTACGAACCGGGGGAGTGGTTGCCCGCGCTGGCCGAAGCCGCGATGCGACGGGCGCCGTCGGTGCTCGACGCGGGCATCCGCACGGCGTGGGCGGGGCTGTACGAGATGACGCCGGATCGGAACCAGGTGGTCGGCGAGGCGGCCGGGGTGTCGCGGTTCCTCTACGCCACCGGGTTTTCCGGGCACGGGTTCCAGATGGGCCCGGCGGTCGGCGCGGTGATGCGGGACCTCTACCTGGGCCGGGAGCCGGAGATCGACGTCTCCTCGCTGGACGTGCGCCGGTTCGACGGCGGCGTGACGACGAGGGCGGAGTACAACATCGTCTAG
- a CDS encoding thiamine pyrophosphate-binding protein, with protein MPVVSHAKPKSGADQLADALGELGVGVAFGLPGVHNLPIWEALADTGIQLLGVRHEQTAAYAADGYARATGKLGVAIVTTGPGAANTLAAVGEAQASGSPVLVIATDIPSTLRRPGTVRGVLHETSDQAAMFAPLTKGQYTVGGPEEIAGATLAAARLALRPQSGPVYLGIPTDFLSAAAKRAPDPADLTPVPEPLDLGRARELFERAERPLIWAGGGALRAGAGAVIGELAEKLAAPVLTTFAARGLLPPEHPCLAPNSVHTPEVGALWDEADLVLGVGTDFDGLMTQNWLMPQPPTLVTVNIDAADAAKNYQPDLNLVGDARAVVTALLGELPAKDGLEKLTARLRRMSAAVRRRIREDEPQAADFLGTLEEVLPEDAILVSDMCIAGYWIGGFHRIPGPRKLAYPMGWGTLGFGFPASIGSAAAGAGRAVCVTGDGGFLYGVGDLATAAQEDLRVTVVVVEDGGYGMLRFDQEHSGLPHRGVDLVGPDFVAMAKSFGVRSERVKGFGRAFRRKLSAFIQADEPNVLVVEAAMRPPLNTSPRWYRKER; from the coding sequence GTGCCGGTAGTCAGCCATGCCAAGCCGAAGTCCGGGGCCGATCAGCTCGCCGACGCACTGGGTGAACTGGGTGTGGGGGTCGCCTTCGGCTTACCGGGGGTGCACAACCTGCCGATCTGGGAAGCCCTCGCGGACACCGGGATCCAGTTGCTCGGCGTCCGCCACGAACAGACCGCCGCGTACGCCGCCGACGGATACGCCCGTGCCACCGGGAAGCTCGGCGTCGCGATCGTGACCACCGGGCCCGGTGCGGCGAACACGCTCGCCGCGGTCGGCGAAGCGCAGGCCTCCGGCTCTCCGGTGCTGGTCATCGCCACCGACATCCCTTCGACGCTCCGGCGTCCCGGCACGGTGCGCGGGGTGCTGCACGAGACCAGCGACCAGGCGGCGATGTTCGCGCCGCTGACCAAGGGCCAGTACACCGTCGGCGGACCGGAAGAGATCGCCGGCGCCACGCTCGCGGCGGCGCGGCTGGCGCTGCGACCGCAGAGCGGCCCGGTCTACCTGGGCATTCCGACCGACTTCCTGTCCGCCGCCGCCAAGCGCGCGCCCGATCCGGCCGATCTCACGCCGGTGCCCGAACCGCTCGACCTCGGGCGCGCGCGGGAGTTGTTCGAGCGCGCCGAGCGGCCGCTGATCTGGGCCGGTGGCGGCGCGCTGCGGGCCGGGGCGGGCGCGGTCATCGGTGAGCTGGCGGAGAAGCTGGCGGCGCCGGTGCTCACCACCTTCGCCGCGCGTGGCCTGCTCCCGCCCGAACACCCTTGCCTGGCCCCGAACTCGGTGCACACGCCGGAGGTCGGCGCGCTCTGGGACGAAGCCGATCTGGTGCTCGGCGTCGGCACCGACTTCGACGGGCTGATGACGCAGAACTGGCTGATGCCGCAGCCGCCGACGCTGGTCACGGTGAATATCGACGCGGCGGACGCGGCGAAGAACTACCAGCCGGACCTGAACCTGGTCGGCGATGCCCGCGCGGTGGTCACCGCGTTGCTCGGCGAACTGCCTGCCAAGGACGGCCTGGAGAAGCTCACCGCGCGGCTGCGCCGGATGAGCGCGGCCGTGCGCCGCCGCATCCGCGAGGACGAGCCGCAGGCCGCCGACTTCCTCGGCACGCTGGAGGAAGTGCTGCCCGAGGACGCGATCCTGGTCTCGGACATGTGCATCGCGGGTTACTGGATCGGTGGTTTCCACCGCATCCCGGGGCCGCGCAAGCTCGCCTACCCGATGGGCTGGGGCACGCTCGGCTTCGGTTTTCCCGCCTCGATCGGCAGTGCGGCGGCCGGTGCCGGGCGCGCGGTCTGCGTCACCGGTGACGGCGGTTTCCTCTACGGCGTAGGGGATCTGGCTACCGCCGCGCAGGAGGACCTGCGGGTCACCGTGGTCGTGGTGGAGGACGGCGGGTACGGCATGCTCCGGTTCGACCAGGAGCACAGCGGCCTGCCGCACCGCGGGGTCGATCTGGTCGGGCCGGACTTCGTCGCGATGGCCAAGTCGTTCGGCGTGCGCTCCGAACGGGTCAAGGGCTTCGGCCGCGCCTTCCGGCGGAAGCTGAGCGCGTTCATCCAGGCCGACGAACCGAACGTGCTGGTGGTCGAAGCCGCCATGCGCCCACCGCTCAACACCTCGCCCCGCTGGTACCGGAAGGAGCGGTGA
- a CDS encoding hydantoinase/oxoprolinase family protein, producing MTLRVGVDIGGTFTDLCVLDDSGVVAIGKALTTHDEPARAVGELLRDVVPDPSQVDKLVHGTTLVTNALIERKGSKLALLATAGFRDVLEMRREHRYELYDLQIELPEPLVPRHLRFDVPERILADGSVQTPLDEEYVARLGTELAERGIEAVAVCFLHSFTNPEHERRVRAVLAEVAPGLRVALSSEVVPEIREFERASTTAANVYVQDLTERYLRDLEQRVHRAGIGPAPHIMLSNGGIATVDTAARYPIRILESGPAGGALAASAFGAAAGEADLLAFDMGGTTAKLCMISDGAPLVTHEFEVDRVYRLLPGSGLPVKVPVTDMIEIGVGGGSIARIDALGLLTVGPDSAGSEPGPVCYGRGGTEPTVTDADLVLGYLDPGYFLGGEMALDLDAAREVIQRRIAEPLGVGLAEAAYGIHAHVNEDMANAARVHAVERGKDPARLPMFTFGGAGPVHGVGVARALGARQVVAPPAAGVMSAVGFLTAPLAFDFVRTSRAGVDELSWSEVDALFAEMEREGEELLKASGVDTVTHSRIAEMRYAGQGYEIRVPVNQGEWPATLVNDFTEAYRELYRRTGPDVGVEVLNWRVVSSGPVPRVNLRLSVEAGTGEARKGSRQAYFPGGFVDTAVYDRYRLRADDRIDGPAIIEERESTLVIPPDASCTVRADSSLVVTP from the coding sequence ATGACGCTGCGCGTCGGTGTCGACATCGGTGGCACGTTCACCGATCTGTGCGTGCTCGACGATTCCGGGGTGGTGGCCATCGGCAAGGCGCTGACCACCCACGACGAGCCCGCCCGCGCGGTCGGCGAACTGCTGCGGGACGTCGTCCCCGATCCGTCCCAAGTGGACAAGCTGGTGCACGGCACGACGCTGGTCACCAACGCGCTGATCGAGCGCAAGGGCTCGAAGCTGGCGCTGCTGGCCACCGCGGGCTTCCGCGACGTGCTGGAAATGCGCCGTGAACACCGCTACGAGCTGTACGACCTCCAGATCGAGTTGCCGGAACCGCTGGTGCCGAGGCATCTCCGGTTCGACGTACCGGAGCGCATCCTCGCCGACGGCAGTGTGCAGACCCCGCTCGACGAGGAGTACGTCGCCCGGCTCGGCACGGAGCTGGCCGAGCGCGGGATCGAGGCGGTGGCCGTCTGCTTCCTGCACTCCTTCACCAATCCCGAGCACGAACGCCGCGTGCGGGCCGTGCTGGCGGAGGTCGCCCCGGGGCTGCGCGTCGCGTTGTCCTCGGAGGTGGTGCCGGAGATCCGCGAGTTCGAGCGGGCCTCGACCACCGCCGCGAACGTGTACGTGCAGGACCTGACCGAGCGATACCTGCGTGACCTGGAACAGCGCGTGCACCGCGCCGGAATCGGCCCGGCACCGCACATCATGCTGTCCAACGGCGGAATAGCCACAGTGGACACCGCGGCCCGCTATCCCATCCGCATCCTCGAATCCGGCCCGGCCGGTGGCGCGCTGGCGGCGTCGGCGTTCGGCGCGGCGGCCGGTGAGGCCGATCTGCTCGCCTTCGACATGGGTGGCACCACGGCGAAGTTGTGCATGATCTCCGACGGCGCGCCGCTGGTCACGCACGAGTTCGAAGTGGACAGGGTGTACCGGCTGCTGCCCGGGTCCGGATTGCCGGTGAAGGTGCCGGTGACCGACATGATCGAGATCGGCGTCGGCGGTGGCTCGATCGCCCGCATCGACGCGCTCGGCCTGCTCACCGTCGGCCCCGATTCGGCGGGGTCCGAGCCGGGGCCGGTGTGTTACGGCCGCGGCGGCACCGAACCCACGGTCACCGACGCCGACCTGGTGCTCGGTTATCTCGATCCCGGGTATTTCCTGGGCGGCGAAATGGCGCTGGACCTGGACGCCGCGCGCGAGGTGATCCAGCGGCGGATCGCCGAACCGCTGGGCGTCGGACTGGCCGAGGCGGCGTACGGCATCCACGCGCACGTCAACGAGGACATGGCCAACGCGGCGCGGGTGCACGCGGTGGAACGCGGCAAGGACCCGGCGCGGCTGCCGATGTTCACCTTCGGCGGCGCCGGTCCGGTGCACGGGGTGGGCGTGGCGCGGGCGCTGGGTGCCCGGCAGGTGGTCGCCCCACCGGCCGCCGGGGTGATGAGCGCGGTCGGTTTCCTCACCGCACCACTGGCTTTCGACTTCGTGCGCACGTCGCGAGCCGGGGTCGACGAGCTGAGCTGGTCCGAAGTGGACGCGCTGTTCGCCGAGATGGAACGTGAGGGCGAGGAACTGCTGAAGGCGTCCGGTGTGGACACCGTGACGCACAGCCGGATCGCCGAAATGCGGTACGCGGGGCAGGGCTACGAAATCCGCGTGCCGGTGAACCAGGGCGAATGGCCCGCCACCTTGGTGAACGACTTCACCGAGGCGTACCGCGAGCTGTACCGCCGGACCGGGCCGGACGTCGGCGTCGAGGTGCTCAACTGGCGGGTGGTCTCGTCGGGCCCGGTGCCCCGGGTGAACCTCCGGCTCAGCGTGGAAGCCGGGACAGGAGAAGCACGCAAGGGCAGCAGGCAGGCCTACTTCCCGGGTGGTTTTGTCGACACCGCGGTGTACGACCGGTACCGGCTGCGTGCGGACGACCGCATCGACGGCCCGGCGATCATCGAGGAACGAGAGTCCACTTTGGTCATTCCGCCGGACGCGAGCTGCACCGTGCGGGCCGACTCCAGTCTGGTGGTGACCCCGTGA